In a single window of the Lynx canadensis isolate LIC74 chromosome E2, mLynCan4.pri.v2, whole genome shotgun sequence genome:
- the LOC115502285 gene encoding zinc finger protein 547-like, with the protein MEHCPFVTTNGGFVVFTDVAVRFSQEEWGLLDEAQRRLYHSVMLETFALLSSLGCWHGARDEEAPSGHSVSVGASQVRTPKPGPSVQEAQPCETCSSLLKDLLRLAEQDGIHPEQGLYACGGECCQHQKHQIRAELSRSDEGRSSFVKNCRGHMAETTFMCSEDGKDFPASSGLLQQQVPQLVGRPHWGTAGGEDFQNEQNYYKCTQCGKIFSHKHILVDHEKIHTGEKRHEYRECGKAFLRKSHLHQHQKGHDEGQFYENPKCGGCLTRIPGLGDHQGIHARPRPFECSQCGKAFLRLSQLVGHQKIHTGERPYGCSECGKFFRNRSTLIRHQRVHTGERPYECLECGKAFTRKHKLVEHQKIHSGEKPYECRECGKAFSRKDKVVEHQKIHTGERPYKCSECGKAFSRKHKLVEHQKIHTGIRAYECRECGKFFMDSSSLIIHQRVHTGERPYECGKCGKFFRYRFTLLRHQRTHTRERPDACSNVGNPLVATPNSLDVRQITAEKGLISAANVGNFCVTTPVSLHNREFTLM; encoded by the exons GGGTTTGTGGTTTTTACAGACGTGGCCGTGCGCTTCTCCCAGGAGGAGTGGGGGCTCCTCGATGAGGCTCAGAGACGCCTGTACCACAGTGTGATGCTGGAGACCTTTGCACTTTTGTCATCACTAG GTTGCTGGCATGGAGCCCGGGATGAGGAGGCCCCTTCAGGGCACAGTGTTTCTGTAGGAGCATCACAGGTCAGGACTCCAAAGCCAGGCCCGTCCGTCCAGGAGGCCCAGCCCTGTGAGACGTGTAGCTCACTCTTGAAAGACCTTTTGCGCTTGGCTGAACAGGACGGTATACACCCCGAGCAAGGCCTGTACGCCTGTGGGGGAGAGTGTTGCCAGCACCAAAAGCATCAGATTAGAGCGGAACTTTCCAGGAGTGACGAAGGGAGGTCTTCATTTGTGAAGAACTGCAGAGGTCACATGGCAGAGACGACCTTTATGTGCAGTGAAGATGGGAAGGACTTCCCAGCCAGCTCAGGCCTTCTCCAACAGCAGGTTCCTCAGCTTGTTGGACGGCCACACTGGGGCACAGCTGGTGGAGAGGACTTTCAAAATGAACAGAATTATTATAAATGTACTCAGTGTGGGAAAATCTTCAGTCATAAACATATACTTGTTGACCATGAGAAAATCCACACTGGAGAAAAGCGTCATGAGTACAGAGAGTGTGGGAAGGCCTTCCTTAGAAAGTCCCACCTCCATCAGCACCAGAAAGGCCACGATGAAGGTCAGTTTTATGAGAACCCAAAATGTGGAGGATGTCTTACACGGATACCTGGCCTTGGTGACCACCAGGGTATTCACGCCAGGCCGAGGCCTTTTGAGTGCAGCCAGTGTGGGAAGGCTTTCCTTAGACTGTCCCAACTTGTTGGTCACCAGAAAATCCACACAGGAGAAAGGCCTTATGGTTGCAGTGAATGTGGAAAATTTTTTAGGAATCGCTCTACGCTCATTAGACAtcagagagttcacactggagagagGCCATATGAGTGCcttgaatgtgggaaagcctttaccCGCAAACATAAACTTGTTGAGCATCAGAAAATCCACAGCGGTGAAAAGCCTTATGAATGCagagaatgtgggaaagccttcagccGCAAAGACAAAGTTGTTGAACACCAGAAAATCCACACCGGAGAGCGACCTTATAAGTGCAGcgaatgtgggaaagctttcagcCGCAAACATAAACTTGTTGAGCACCAGAAAATCCACACTGGAATAAGGGCTTATGAGTGCAGAGAATGTGGCAAATTCTTTATGGACAGCTCCTCGCTCATTATTCATCAGAGAGTCCACACTGGAGAGAGGCCTTATGAGTGTGGTAAATGTGGGAAGTTCTTTAGGTACCGCTTCACACTCCTTAGACACCAGAGAACTCACACTAGAGAAAGGCCTGATGCGTGCAGCAACGTAGGAAATCCTTTAGTTGCAACTCCAAACTCATTAGACGTCAGACAAATCACAGCAGAGAAAGGCCTTATTAGTGCAGCTAATGTGGGAAATTTTTGTGTTACAACTCCAGTCTCATTACACAACAGAGAGTTCACACTGATGTGA